The following are from one region of the Endozoicomonas sp. 4G genome:
- a CDS encoding glycosyltransferase family 39 protein, which translates to MQERGRIASWCIIVVVLLVHLVMASGVPLGVDEAHYALYALHPALSYFDHPPMVGWLQILVAPLGYDEFTVRLVPAILYALSSYLAFRVTRILFPDGPAWTGLVAVFLLNTAPILQLMGWGLVPDLPLMVFGLLSLELIYRIHQHNRLLHWLGLGIVYGLAGLSKYTAIFLPLGMILFMIQQQGLRWFWQAGPWLAAFIALVLISPVLIWNADNDWASIAYQFDRGVGVKEWSLKEALGMQLAQMLFYSILAYVAAISATVSLLRKRIPEQDRASSWLIIWNTLPLLIVIGWSAGDGTVLPNWPALGWTLLAPLSAYWICRGWSRLWVKCLTVFSSALSLGLIGFVFFFLAFMPLATFPFMAPAIKDLVGWKEAAEQAQLLQQKWQKEEGVEPVLMVDNWTKASRIAWYAYPEPVQLLTDRLTQFDFWHGKPEADSYGLLVRDKSSAPESDHLEIQNFSCTLVDEMESGLDAIMVNRFQFYRCKPLH; encoded by the coding sequence ATGCAGGAACGAGGGCGAATTGCCTCCTGGTGCATCATTGTGGTGGTGCTGCTTGTTCATTTGGTCATGGCATCCGGAGTGCCGCTGGGTGTCGATGAAGCTCACTATGCACTTTATGCTCTGCATCCGGCCCTGAGTTACTTTGATCACCCGCCCATGGTGGGCTGGTTGCAGATATTGGTAGCGCCGCTGGGTTACGATGAATTTACCGTCAGGCTTGTTCCCGCAATTCTCTACGCATTAAGCAGTTATCTGGCGTTCAGGGTCACCAGAATACTCTTTCCTGACGGTCCGGCCTGGACCGGGCTGGTGGCTGTCTTTTTGTTGAATACGGCACCCATTCTGCAATTGATGGGGTGGGGGCTGGTGCCTGATCTGCCTCTAATGGTCTTTGGCCTTTTGTCCCTGGAGCTGATTTACCGTATCCATCAGCACAATCGTTTGCTGCACTGGCTGGGTCTGGGCATCGTCTATGGGCTGGCAGGATTGAGCAAATACACGGCCATATTTCTGCCTTTGGGTATGATCCTGTTCATGATTCAGCAGCAGGGGCTGAGATGGTTTTGGCAGGCAGGCCCATGGTTAGCTGCCTTTATCGCATTGGTGTTGATCTCTCCCGTATTAATCTGGAATGCTGACAACGATTGGGCATCCATCGCTTACCAGTTTGACCGTGGTGTTGGGGTTAAGGAGTGGTCTTTAAAAGAGGCGCTGGGCATGCAGTTGGCGCAAATGCTTTTTTATTCCATCCTGGCTTATGTTGCTGCCATATCCGCTACTGTTTCACTGTTAAGAAAACGGATTCCGGAACAGGACAGGGCCTCTTCCTGGTTGATTATCTGGAATACTCTGCCGTTACTGATAGTGATCGGCTGGTCCGCTGGTGATGGTACGGTGCTGCCTAACTGGCCAGCCCTTGGTTGGACGTTATTGGCACCTTTGTCGGCTTACTGGATCTGTCGTGGCTGGTCGCGTTTGTGGGTGAAATGTCTGACTGTTTTTTCTTCCGCTCTGTCATTGGGGCTGATTGGTTTTGTGTTCTTCTTTCTGGCATTTATGCCCCTTGCTACTTTTCCTTTCATGGCGCCAGCCATCAAGGATCTGGTGGGCTGGAAAGAAGCGGCTGAACAGGCTCAGCTCTTGCAACAGAAGTGGCAGAAAGAAGAGGGGGTAGAACCGGTGTTGATGGTGGATAACTGGACTAAGGCCAGTCGCATAGCCTGGTATGCCTACCCAGAACCCGTTCAGCTGCTAACGGATCGATTAACTCAGTTTGACTTCTGGCATGGTAAACCAGAAGCCGATAGCTATGGCCTGTTGGTTCGCGACAAGTCATCGGCTCCTGAGAGTGACCATCTGGAAATACAGAATTTTTCCTGCACTCTGGTCGATGAGATGGAGTCTGGATTGGACGCCATCATGGTGAATCGGTTCCAGTTTTACCGCTGTAAACCGTTACATTGA
- a CDS encoding transposase, translated as MATKSKLIPFGILNLENDQLHIFYGNSNKTSDFVCDAFEWWWDLVKEENPEVEEIVIFADNGPENNSHRTQYLSRLVRFSQSKGLKIHGVYYPPYHSKYNPIERRWSSLENHWSGTLLNTVSTVLKWTETMTWKAMSPVVNLLDKFYPKGVRLGKSEMTDINPYIIRNPKLPKWDMTVVPESVVS; from the coding sequence ATGGCTACGAAGAGTAAACTGATTCCTTTTGGCATTCTCAATCTTGAAAACGACCAACTCCATATTTTCTACGGCAATTCGAACAAAACCAGTGATTTTGTCTGCGATGCGTTCGAGTGGTGGTGGGATCTGGTGAAAGAAGAAAATCCGGAGGTAGAGGAGATTGTTATTTTTGCCGATAATGGTCCGGAAAATAATAGTCACCGCACTCAGTACCTCTCAAGGCTGGTGCGTTTCAGTCAAAGCAAAGGCCTGAAAATTCATGGGGTGTACTATCCTCCCTATCACAGCAAATACAACCCCATCGAACGTAGGTGGTCTTCGCTGGAAAATCATTGGAGTGGGACGTTATTGAATACAGTGAGCACTGTATTGAAATGGACGGAAACTATGACATGGAAAGCGATGAGTCCTGTGGTTAATCTGCTGGACAAGTTTTATCCCAAGGGAGTGAGACTTGGAAAATCAGAAATGACTGATATAAATCCATACATTATCAGGAATCCGAAACTACCAAAGTGGGATATGACTGTCGTTCCTGAATCGGTAGTTTCTTAA
- a CDS encoding GtrA family protein — MFTMIVGDLLLNGGKALFSTLRPVGELGLEAVNVLGPVVKTDSLPSGHTGTVFLLVGLSFLYLQPRLQYLILTVAGFSSISRIVVGAHWPIDIFLGAWVGILAAVIGRFLASKLTSGLKSRIVFILLGLLCVAVLPFYDNGFRSYTVIMYLQFVLALLALVLSVHCMISLYQDELASRLRQPGTLLNKLFLMGQRLSKFGMVGASGFLVDMGVFTLLGQWLGVPHLVARGGSYWVAASWNWFWNRTFTFSHVPKEKKLKQWSKYLTMSLISFIPNWGTYYLLTTFVPFFMDYKQLALVSGVLAGMLFNFTIATVFVFAGRQSNVAKGANL, encoded by the coding sequence ATGTTTACCATGATCGTCGGTGACCTGCTGCTGAATGGCGGTAAAGCGCTTTTTTCCACTCTGCGCCCGGTGGGTGAGTTGGGGCTTGAAGCCGTGAATGTGCTGGGGCCCGTGGTAAAAACAGATTCGCTGCCTTCGGGGCATACCGGTACGGTTTTCCTTTTAGTTGGACTTTCGTTCCTTTATTTGCAACCACGCCTCCAATACCTGATTCTGACGGTTGCTGGTTTTTCGTCAATATCCCGCATTGTGGTGGGGGCCCATTGGCCGATTGATATTTTTCTGGGTGCCTGGGTGGGCATTTTAGCGGCTGTCATAGGGCGTTTCCTGGCCAGCAAGCTGACATCTGGCTTAAAGAGCAGGATCGTCTTTATTCTGTTGGGTCTGTTGTGTGTGGCTGTCCTGCCGTTCTACGACAACGGGTTTCGTTCCTACACAGTGATTATGTATTTGCAGTTTGTATTGGCGCTGCTGGCGCTTGTGTTAAGCGTTCACTGCATGATCAGTCTCTACCAGGACGAGCTGGCATCACGCTTGAGACAGCCCGGAACCCTCTTGAACAAGTTGTTTCTTATGGGGCAGAGATTGTCCAAGTTCGGTATGGTGGGCGCCAGTGGCTTCCTGGTGGATATGGGTGTTTTTACCTTGCTAGGGCAGTGGCTGGGTGTGCCTCACTTAGTGGCCAGGGGCGGCTCTTATTGGGTGGCTGCCAGCTGGAACTGGTTTTGGAACCGTACCTTTACTTTTTCCCATGTTCCCAAAGAGAAAAAGCTGAAGCAGTGGAGTAAATACCTGACGATGTCCCTGATCAGTTTTATTCCCAACTGGGGCACCTACTATTTGTTAACGACTTTTGTACCCTTCTTTATGGATTACAAGCAGCTGGCACTGGTATCCGGTGTTTTGGCAGGCATGCTGTTTAATTTCACCATAGCGACGGTATTTGTATTTGCAGGGCGGCAGTCCAATGTCGCTAAGGGAGCCAATCTATGA
- the uvrB gene encoding excinuclease ABC subunit UvrB produces MGKTFKVSSKFQPSGDQPEAIEKLLAGIQSGLACQTLLGVTGSGKTFTIANVIAKLQRPTIVMAHNKTLAAQLYGEFREFFPDNAVEYFVSYYDYYQPEAYVPSSDTFIEKDASVNEHIEQMRLSATKALMERDDAIIVATVSAIYGLGDPQSYLKMMLHISRGEIINQREVLRRLAELQYTRNDTELKRATYRVRGDVIDIFPAESEKAAIRLELFDEEVEEISEFDPLTGEVLKKLPRATIYPKTHYVTPRQTIIDATEAIKEELVERLEVLRNNNKLVEAQRLEQRVKYDVEMMLELGYCTGIENYSRYLSDTRPGEAPPTLFDYIPDNALCVIDESHVTVPQVGGMYKGDRSRKETLVEYGFRLPSALDNRPLKFEEWEGRRPQTIFVSATPGPYEAEHQGQIVDQVVRPTGLVDPEIEVRPATTQVDDLFTELNKTVAKGDRVLVTTLTKRMAEDLTDYLHENGVRCRYLHSGIDTVERVEIIRDLRIGTFDVLVGINLLREGLDMPEVSLVAILDADKEGFLRSDRSLIQTIGRAARNVNGKAILYADKITGSMQRAIDETERRRKKQLAYNKEHGITPKSVHKSVSDILEGAVIPGKKKGQSSRKVAEPKAEYHHELSAQELAKEIKMLEDKMMEHARNLEFEEAAAVRDQVARLRDRVLK; encoded by the coding sequence ATCAGCCTGAGGCCATCGAAAAGCTGCTGGCGGGTATCCAGTCGGGTCTGGCCTGCCAGACGTTGCTGGGGGTGACCGGGTCGGGCAAAACCTTCACCATTGCCAATGTCATTGCAAAGCTGCAAAGACCCACCATTGTCATGGCCCATAACAAGACCCTGGCGGCACAGTTATACGGCGAGTTCAGGGAGTTTTTCCCTGACAATGCGGTGGAGTATTTTGTGTCTTACTACGATTACTACCAGCCCGAGGCTTACGTACCCAGTTCCGATACTTTTATTGAGAAAGATGCCTCGGTCAATGAGCACATTGAGCAGATGAGACTGTCTGCCACCAAAGCGTTAATGGAAAGGGACGATGCCATTATTGTCGCGACGGTTTCAGCGATTTATGGTCTGGGTGATCCCCAGTCGTATTTAAAGATGATGTTGCATATCTCCCGGGGCGAAATCATTAACCAGCGGGAGGTGTTACGCAGGCTGGCTGAGCTGCAATACACGCGCAATGATACGGAATTGAAAAGGGCGACCTACCGGGTGCGCGGTGATGTTATTGATATTTTCCCGGCAGAATCGGAAAAAGCAGCCATCAGGCTGGAGCTGTTCGACGAAGAGGTGGAAGAGATCAGTGAGTTTGATCCCCTGACCGGCGAAGTACTCAAAAAACTGCCCAGGGCAACCATCTACCCGAAGACTCACTATGTCACACCACGCCAGACTATTATTGACGCCACAGAAGCGATCAAGGAAGAGTTGGTTGAACGTCTGGAGGTGCTCAGGAACAACAATAAACTGGTGGAAGCCCAGCGTTTGGAGCAGAGGGTTAAGTACGATGTGGAAATGATGCTGGAGCTGGGGTACTGCACCGGTATCGAAAACTACTCCCGCTACCTGTCGGACACCCGGCCCGGCGAAGCACCTCCGACGCTGTTTGATTATATTCCTGACAATGCCTTGTGTGTCATAGACGAATCACACGTCACCGTGCCCCAGGTGGGCGGAATGTATAAAGGCGACCGCTCTCGTAAAGAAACGCTGGTGGAGTACGGCTTCAGGCTGCCTTCTGCGCTGGACAACCGACCCCTGAAATTTGAAGAGTGGGAAGGACGACGCCCGCAAACTATTTTTGTGTCTGCGACGCCCGGCCCTTATGAAGCAGAGCATCAGGGACAGATTGTGGACCAGGTGGTTCGGCCCACCGGGCTGGTTGATCCGGAGATTGAAGTTCGTCCTGCTACGACCCAGGTGGATGATTTGTTTACCGAGCTTAATAAAACGGTGGCGAAAGGCGACAGAGTTCTGGTGACGACCCTGACCAAGCGCATGGCAGAAGATTTGACCGACTATCTCCATGAAAACGGGGTTCGCTGTCGCTATTTGCACTCCGGGATCGACACGGTAGAGCGGGTTGAAATCATTCGTGACTTGCGAATAGGCACGTTTGACGTGCTGGTGGGCATTAACTTGTTAAGGGAAGGTCTGGATATGCCGGAAGTGTCCCTGGTGGCTATTCTCGATGCCGACAAGGAAGGCTTTCTCCGTTCTGACCGCTCTTTGATACAGACTATTGGTCGTGCCGCTCGTAATGTCAATGGTAAGGCGATTCTGTACGCCGACAAGATAACCGGCTCAATGCAGCGGGCGATTGATGAAACCGAACGTCGTCGTAAGAAACAGCTGGCTTACAACAAAGAACATGGCATTACCCCGAAAAGTGTTCATAAATCGGTGTCGGATATTCTTGAAGGTGCAGTTATTCCCGGTAAGAAGAAAGGGCAGTCCAGTCGTAAAGTCGCAGAACCGAAAGCGGAGTATCATCATGAGCTGTCTGCCCAGGAACTGGCCAAAGAGATCAAGATGCTGGAAGACAAAATGATGGAACATGCCCGCAATCTGGAGTTTGAAGAAGCAGCAGCCGTTCGTGATCAGGTAGCCAGACTCCGAGACCGGGTATTGAAATAA
- a CDS encoding glycosyltransferase family 9 protein yields MKVDTMRWVDHYVGVPLCFLLKLVFWPFDRMRKEQKTASNNVLFIELSEMGSAILADPSMRWLKGQGKTLHFVIFEKNVASLHLLNTIDRDKIFLIKPDNLFSLAISSLKFLIWCRRKRIDTVIDLELFSRFTAILTRLSGASNRTGFDRVHEEGLYRGDHLTHPVMYNSHRHISRNFMTLVRASQNEPHQPYQKEWLDEEIELARAEVNSDLRSSVITKLKALYGDFKPGVQRLVLVNPNASDLLPQRRWMKDRYVNVIQTLLADYSDILVVITGAPAERSEAEILRQQVSHERCLNSAGVFEFKELVPLYSISELMLSNDSGPPHFASVTDLKTFVIFGPETPALYGALGNSTPIYAGLPCSPCVSAGNHRKTSCVDNQCLKAIDSGQVLGVLKPALDARVIMKAG; encoded by the coding sequence ATGAAAGTAGATACGATGCGCTGGGTGGATCATTACGTAGGTGTCCCACTCTGTTTTCTTTTGAAACTGGTTTTCTGGCCCTTTGACCGGATGCGCAAAGAGCAGAAAACAGCTTCTAACAACGTCCTGTTTATTGAGCTGTCTGAAATGGGCAGTGCTATCCTGGCTGACCCCTCCATGCGCTGGTTGAAAGGGCAGGGCAAAACACTGCATTTTGTTATTTTTGAAAAAAATGTCGCCAGCCTGCACCTGTTAAATACGATTGATCGGGACAAAATTTTCCTGATTAAGCCGGATAATCTTTTCAGTCTTGCCATCAGTAGCCTTAAATTCCTGATCTGGTGTCGAAGAAAGAGGATTGATACGGTCATTGATCTGGAGTTGTTTTCCCGTTTTACCGCCATTCTGACTCGGCTCAGCGGTGCCAGTAACCGGACAGGTTTTGACCGGGTTCATGAAGAAGGCCTCTACCGGGGGGATCATTTGACTCATCCGGTGATGTATAACTCCCACAGGCATATTTCCAGAAACTTTATGACGCTGGTGAGGGCTTCTCAAAATGAACCTCATCAACCGTATCAGAAAGAGTGGCTTGATGAAGAGATTGAACTGGCCAGGGCAGAGGTGAACTCTGACCTGAGGTCATCGGTGATCACCAAGCTGAAAGCGCTTTATGGCGACTTTAAGCCGGGCGTCCAGCGATTGGTGCTGGTGAACCCCAATGCCAGTGACCTGCTTCCCCAGAGGCGGTGGATGAAAGATCGATACGTCAACGTGATTCAGACTTTACTGGCGGACTACTCCGATATTCTGGTGGTGATTACCGGGGCTCCCGCTGAGCGTTCAGAAGCTGAAATTCTCAGGCAGCAGGTGAGTCATGAGCGTTGCCTCAATAGTGCCGGGGTTTTTGAGTTCAAAGAACTGGTGCCCCTGTATTCTATTTCTGAACTGATGTTGTCCAACGATTCCGGGCCGCCGCATTTTGCTTCTGTCACTGATCTGAAAACCTTTGTGATATTTGGGCCTGAAACGCCCGCCTTGTACGGCGCCCTTGGGAATTCGACACCGATCTACGCTGGATTGCCCTGTTCACCCTGTGTCAGTGCCGGGAATCACAGGAAGACCAGTTGTGTAGACAACCAGTGTCTTAAAGCCATTGATTCCGGGCAGGTGCTGGGGGTATTAAAACCTGCCCTGGATGCCCGTGTGATTATGAAAGCAGGCTAG
- a CDS encoding UDP-2,3-diacylglucosamine diphosphatase — MNIQFISDLHLTPERPDIVRAFVSYMQEQASQSDALYILGDFFEYWVGDDAMEPFHYDIAHQLKTYTDSGKPLFLMAGNRDFAIGKGFLKMTGATWINDPCPVDLNGETVLLMHGDLLCTGDQQYLRYRKVIRNPLVLGILRLSPLSYRKKLAQKLRNNSKKAKSMKSLDIMDVTPEEVVRVMDKYQVKTLIHGHTHRPDTHNVELASGTGQRIVLGDWDRQGWVLTSDESGLKMEAFDIPSDPNQTVD, encoded by the coding sequence ATGAACATACAGTTCATTTCTGATCTGCATTTAACCCCTGAACGCCCAGACATTGTCCGGGCGTTCGTTTCTTATATGCAGGAACAGGCTTCGCAATCAGACGCACTGTACATTCTGGGTGATTTCTTTGAGTACTGGGTGGGCGACGACGCCATGGAGCCTTTTCATTACGACATCGCTCACCAACTCAAAACCTACACAGATTCTGGCAAGCCATTATTCCTGATGGCAGGGAATCGGGACTTTGCCATCGGCAAAGGTTTCCTGAAAATGACCGGAGCCACCTGGATCAATGACCCCTGCCCTGTTGACTTGAATGGTGAGACCGTTCTGCTAATGCACGGCGACCTGCTCTGCACAGGGGACCAACAGTACCTTCGCTACCGCAAGGTTATCCGCAACCCCCTGGTTCTGGGTATTCTTCGTCTGTCTCCATTAAGTTACCGAAAAAAACTGGCGCAAAAACTACGCAATAACAGCAAGAAAGCCAAATCCATGAAATCGCTGGACATCATGGATGTCACTCCAGAAGAAGTGGTTCGGGTGATGGATAAATATCAGGTTAAAACGCTGATCCATGGCCACACCCACCGCCCGGATACCCATAACGTCGAGCTGGCCTCAGGAACTGGTCAACGGATCGTGCTGGGCGACTGGGACCGGCAGGGCTGGGTGCTGACCTCCGACGAATCGGGGCTGAAGATGGAAGCTTTCGACATACCATCAGATCCTAATCAAACCGTCGATTGA
- a CDS encoding peptidylprolyl isomerase: MVVLHTNFGDIKLELDAEKAPKTVANFLEYVKNGHFDGTIFHRVIDGFMIQGGGFEPGMVQKDTQAPIENEADNGLKNAIGTIAMARTMDPHSASSQFFINVSDNPFLNHTSKTPDGWGYCVFGQVTEGMDVVNKIKAAKTTFRAGHQDVPVDDVVIQSAVVTEPEVVA, encoded by the coding sequence ATGGTTGTACTGCATACCAATTTTGGCGATATCAAACTGGAACTGGACGCCGAAAAGGCCCCCAAGACCGTGGCTAACTTTCTGGAATATGTGAAGAACGGCCACTTCGACGGCACTATCTTCCACAGGGTCATTGATGGCTTTATGATCCAGGGCGGTGGTTTTGAACCAGGTATGGTTCAGAAAGACACTCAGGCTCCGATCGAAAACGAAGCAGACAATGGCCTGAAAAACGCCATCGGCACCATTGCCATGGCCAGAACAATGGACCCTCACTCAGCTTCATCGCAATTCTTTATCAATGTCTCCGACAACCCTTTCCTTAACCATACCTCCAAGACTCCCGATGGCTGGGGCTACTGCGTATTTGGCCAGGTCACTGAAGGGATGGACGTTGTCAACAAGATCAAGGCAGCGAAAACCACCTTCCGTGCCGGTCACCAGGATGTTCCCGTTGATGATGTAGTGATACAGTCTGCGGTCGTGACAGAACCTGAGGTTGTGGCATAG
- a CDS encoding helix-turn-helix transcriptional regulator, whose protein sequence is MNLTTRILRSRKEKRFSQQVLADLIGVSRSALAQWETEMSSPSLENLRKMAELLEVSFEWLATGRGNQYLTSPVDTICDTKVDDEIIRTLNRMNLKKKRAILNVMKAMA, encoded by the coding sequence ATGAACCTGACAACAAGGATCCTTCGTTCACGCAAGGAAAAGCGTTTTTCTCAACAAGTTTTGGCTGATCTGATCGGCGTATCCCGAAGCGCCCTGGCCCAATGGGAAACCGAAATGAGCAGCCCCAGTCTTGAAAATCTCCGAAAAATGGCTGAGCTTCTGGAAGTTTCATTTGAATGGTTGGCGACTGGCCGGGGGAATCAATACCTGACGTCACCGGTCGATACCATTTGCGACACCAAGGTCGATGATGAAATTATTCGCACCCTGAACAGAATGAACCTGAAGAAAAAACGAGCCATTCTCAATGTCATGAAAGCCATGGCCTGA
- a CDS encoding HU family DNA-binding protein yields the protein MNKKELVEQVAEQSNLSKNKAEQAVNAFIQNTQDTLAKREIVQLIGFGTFSVADRAARKGRNPQTGQEIHIPACKLPQFKPGNKLREVVK from the coding sequence ATGAACAAGAAAGAGCTTGTTGAACAGGTCGCGGAACAATCCAACCTTTCAAAAAACAAGGCGGAGCAGGCCGTCAATGCCTTCATTCAAAACACTCAAGATACACTCGCCAAGAGAGAGATCGTGCAGCTGATAGGATTTGGAACCTTTTCCGTGGCGGATCGAGCGGCACGAAAGGGCAGAAACCCACAGACGGGCCAGGAAATTCATATACCTGCCTGTAAATTGCCACAATTCAAACCTGGCAACAAACTGCGGGAAGTCGTGAAGTAA
- the miaE gene encoding tRNA isopentenyl-2-thiomethyl-A-37 hydroxylase MiaE gives METERHSRNMSDANLAKSFPELDAFLPCATPDEWIAEALKQQDILLVDHANCEKKAASTALNLMYRYTEHFDLLNKMSRLAREELRHFEQVLAIIKKRGIPYKPLSASRYAGTLRKHVRTWEPARMVDTLIIGAYIEARSCERFHKLAPYLDDELKKFYLSLLKSEGRHFKDYLTLAENISEEPITERVAFFAEVEREAIESVDEEFRFHSGVPAAA, from the coding sequence ATGGAAACCGAGAGACATAGCCGTAATATGAGTGACGCGAACCTGGCCAAATCCTTTCCTGAACTGGATGCTTTTTTACCCTGTGCAACGCCGGATGAATGGATTGCAGAAGCCCTGAAACAGCAGGACATTCTGTTAGTCGATCACGCAAATTGTGAAAAAAAAGCCGCCTCTACCGCCCTGAACCTGATGTACCGCTACACCGAGCACTTTGACTTGCTCAACAAAATGTCCCGCCTGGCCCGTGAGGAGCTGAGGCATTTTGAACAGGTTCTGGCCATTATCAAAAAGCGGGGTATTCCTTATAAACCCCTGTCAGCTTCCCGTTATGCCGGAACGCTCAGAAAGCACGTAAGAACCTGGGAGCCGGCCCGGATGGTGGATACCCTGATTATTGGTGCTTACATTGAAGCCCGCTCCTGTGAGCGCTTCCACAAGCTGGCCCCTTATCTTGATGATGAGCTAAAGAAGTTTTACTTATCGCTGCTCAAGTCGGAAGGTCGGCATTTCAAGGATTACCTGACTCTGGCAGAAAACATTTCTGAAGAGCCTATAACAGAGCGGGTGGCTTTTTTTGCAGAAGTGGAACGGGAAGCGATTGAATCCGTTGATGAAGAATTCCGTTTTCATAGCGGCGTTCCGGCCGCCGCCTGA
- a CDS encoding glutamine--tRNA ligase/YqeY domain fusion protein, translated as MSTTDTSSSKPSKSGNFLEQIIEKDLAAGAVQSVQTRFPPEPNGFLHIGHATSICLNFGLAEQFNGQCNLRFDDTNPEKEEQMYVDAIQEDVRWLGFKWSGEVRYASSYFDQFYEWALYLIKEGLAYVDHQDAESMAKNRGDFNTPGVETECRRRSVEENLAEFEKMRAGEYEEGQCSLRAKIDLQNPNMNMRDPILYRIRKVPHHQTGDKWCIYPSYDFAHGQEDAIEGVTHSICTLEFQDHRPLYDWFIDNLPVPSKPRQYEFARTNLNYTVTSKRKLKRLVDEGIVEGWDDPRMPTVSGMRRRGYTPTAIRKFSDMVGVSRSDGIADVAMLEHAIRDDLNHNAARAMAVLNPLKVVITNLPEGEVQEMTAASHPNKPELGERTLPFTRELYIDRADFTEDTSLSRKKFKRLVSGEYVRLRSAYVIKSDAVIKDEQGEITELHCSYVPGTVGENPPEGIKPRGVIHWVSATHGKQAEIRKYDRLFNNPAPDKGEEDFMAHVNPSSLEVVTGWVEPSLVAAEPEQGFQFEREGYFVADRREHCADKPVFNMTIGLKDTWASKV; from the coding sequence ATGAGCACAACAGACACTTCATCCAGCAAACCATCAAAATCCGGTAACTTTCTTGAGCAGATCATTGAAAAAGATCTGGCAGCAGGTGCAGTTCAATCGGTCCAGACCCGGTTTCCACCAGAGCCCAACGGCTTTCTGCATATTGGTCATGCCACCTCGATCTGTCTGAACTTTGGATTGGCTGAGCAATTCAATGGCCAATGTAACCTGAGGTTTGATGATACGAACCCCGAGAAAGAGGAACAGATGTATGTGGACGCCATCCAGGAAGATGTTCGCTGGCTGGGTTTCAAGTGGAGCGGCGAGGTTCGCTACGCGTCCAGCTACTTTGATCAGTTCTATGAGTGGGCCCTCTATCTGATTAAAGAAGGTCTGGCCTACGTGGATCATCAGGACGCCGAATCCATGGCTAAAAACCGGGGTGACTTCAATACTCCCGGTGTTGAAACCGAATGCCGCAGGCGCTCTGTGGAAGAAAACCTGGCCGAGTTTGAAAAGATGCGTGCCGGTGAATATGAAGAAGGTCAGTGCAGCCTGAGAGCGAAGATAGACCTGCAAAACCCCAACATGAACATGCGTGATCCGATTCTTTACCGTATCCGCAAAGTGCCTCATCACCAGACTGGTGACAAGTGGTGTATTTACCCGAGCTATGACTTTGCCCATGGTCAGGAAGATGCCATTGAAGGAGTGACGCACTCGATCTGTACGCTGGAATTCCAGGATCACCGTCCACTGTACGACTGGTTTATTGACAATCTGCCGGTGCCCTCAAAGCCGAGACAGTACGAGTTTGCCAGAACCAACCTGAACTACACCGTCACCAGCAAACGTAAGCTGAAGCGGCTGGTGGATGAAGGTATCGTAGAAGGCTGGGACGATCCCCGTATGCCGACTGTGTCCGGAATGCGTCGTCGTGGTTACACGCCGACTGCTATTCGCAAATTCTCTGATATGGTGGGCGTCAGTCGTTCAGACGGTATTGCCGATGTTGCCATGCTGGAACATGCGATTCGTGACGACCTGAACCATAATGCAGCCCGTGCCATGGCGGTTTTGAACCCACTGAAAGTAGTGATCACCAACTTGCCTGAAGGCGAGGTTCAGGAAATGACTGCAGCCTCACACCCGAACAAGCCAGAGCTGGGTGAGCGTACACTGCCATTTACTCGTGAACTGTATATTGATCGTGCTGACTTTACTGAAGACACCAGTTTGTCACGCAAGAAGTTCAAGCGACTGGTGTCGGGTGAATACGTTCGTCTACGCAGCGCCTATGTCATTAAATCAGACGCAGTGATAAAAGATGAACAGGGTGAAATCACCGAGCTTCATTGCAGCTACGTACCTGGTACTGTGGGTGAAAATCCTCCTGAAGGCATTAAGCCACGCGGTGTGATTCACTGGGTATCGGCGACCCATGGCAAGCAGGCAGAAATCCGTAAGTATGATCGCCTGTTTAATAACCCTGCTCCGGACAAGGGCGAAGAAGATTTTATGGCCCATGTGAATCCGTCTTCCCTGGAGGTCGTGACAGGCTGGGTGGAGCCTTCTCTGGTAGCCGCCGAACCGGAACAAGGTTTTCAATTTGAGAGGGAAGGGTACTTTGTTGCCGATCGACGAGAGCACTGTGCTGATAAGCCTGTGTTCAATATGACGATCGGTCTCAAGGATACCTGGGCCAGCAAAGTCTGA